Proteins encoded by one window of Leucoraja erinacea ecotype New England unplaced genomic scaffold, Leri_hhj_1 Leri_1171S, whole genome shotgun sequence:
- the LOC129715437 gene encoding interferon-induced protein with tetratricopeptide repeats 5-like isoform X2: MNTMSKTVRDLLKEKLDQLQCHFTWGPQKEIIDLDDMVYRLQDSIDLNLKYKARSYNQLAFVNCLQGNSEEAIQNLQEAEKILRENHKDTFERRSIITYGNYAWVHYHMGELTKAQSYLDKLEIICKPLTDGPRYTAMIPEVYGEKGWSLLRSAAQHYEEAMECFEKALEEDPDNTEWIMGYATVLFRLESIPGTREKYKSSQCVNHLQRVLELDPDESLAMVMLALKLQQDNQKKEANELVERALQKSPDVPKVLRNAAKFYRLERAVEKAIELLEKALGITPMNSVLHDQIGMCYRVQLLELFKNPLSSDPQYPEFQQKMVLINHCKHHFGKAFEHRPKTATKSQLDYADICIRNGEYSDAAEVYSKLLKLEGIRPENMQKIYLQAGAFEMYRRKSDLNAVNLLQKGLKIKNNTHDWKLCYKHLDKWVNRKLCRDAHNSKALGVKGFLYQMDGHKSEAIEYFEKALEFDPSNEEYLSALCELRLSFEEHHEL; encoded by the exons ATGAACACCATGAG CAAAACAGTGAGGGATTTGTTAAAGGAGAAGCTCGATCAGCTTCAGTGTCACTTCACGTGGGGCCCACAGAAGGAGATCATTGATCTGGATGATATGGTGTACAGATTACAAGATTCTATAGATCTGAATTTGAAGTATAAGGCCAGGTCCTACAACCAACTCGCTTTTGTAAACTGCCTGCAAGGCAACAGTGAGGAAGCTATTCAAAACTTACAGGAAGCTGAAAAGATTCTGAGGGAGAACCACAAAGATACATTTGAAAGAAGAAGCATCATCACCTATGGAAACTATGCCTGGGTGCATTACCACATGGGAGAACTGACCAAAGCCCAGTCCTATCTCGACAAGCTGGAGATAATCTGTAAACCACTCACAGATGGTCCTCGCTATACAGCAATGATACCTGaagtgtatggggagaaggggtggtcATTGTTGAGATCGGCAGCTCAACACTATGAGGAGGCTATGGAATGTTTTGAGAAAGCTCTGGAGGAAGATCCTGACAATACAGAATGGATCATGGGCTATGCAACAGTTCTGTTTCGTCTGGAATCAATTCCTGGAACCCGTGAGAAATACAAAAGTAGTCAGTGCGTGAATCATCTGCAACGTGTTCTGGAGCTTGATCCAGATGAATCTTTGGCCATGGTGATGTTGGCCCTAAAACTGCAACAGGACAATCAAAAGAAGGAAGCAAATGAATTAGTTGAACGAGCCTTACAGAAAAGTCCTGATGTTCCAAAAGTGCTTCGTAATGCTGCAAAATTTTACAGACTAGAACGAGCTGTGGAAAAGGCAATTGAGCTGCTGGAAAAAGCATTAGGAATCACTCCAATGAACAGTGTCCTTCACGACCAAATAGGTATGTGCTATAGAGTGCAACTACTTGAACTGTTCAAAAATCCATTGAGCTCTGATCCACAATATCCTGAATTTCAACAGAAAATGGTGTTGATCAATCATTGCAAACATCACTTTGGAAAGGCATTTGAACACCGTCCAAAGACTGCTACTAAATCACAACTAGATTATGCAGACATCTGTATAAGAAATGGAGAGTATTCCGATGCAGCAGAGGTCTACAGCAAACTGCTGAAGTTAGAGGGCATTCGTCCAGAAAATATGCAGAAAATATATTTACAGGCTGGCGCATTTGAAATGTACCGGAGAAAGTCGGATTTAAATGCTGTCAACTTGTTGCAGAAAGGACTGAAGATCAAAAATAACACACATGACTGGAAATTGTGttataaacatttggacaagtgggTAAACAGGAAGCTTTGCAGGGATGCACATAACAGCAAGGCCCTTGGTGTCAAAGGATTTCTGTATCAGATGGATGGGCACAAGTCTGAAGCTATTGAATACTTTGAAAAGGCTTTGGAATTTGATCCCAGCAATGAAGAATATCTCAGTGCTCTTTGTGAATTACGCCTTTCATTTGAAGAGCATCATGAACTTTGA
- the LOC129715437 gene encoding interferon-induced protein with tetratricopeptide repeats 5-like isoform X1, whose amino-acid sequence MFGHSADGDMIRIKIASPASKTVRDLLKEKLDQLQCHFTWGPQKEIIDLDDMVYRLQDSIDLNLKYKARSYNQLAFVNCLQGNSEEAIQNLQEAEKILRENHKDTFERRSIITYGNYAWVHYHMGELTKAQSYLDKLEIICKPLTDGPRYTAMIPEVYGEKGWSLLRSAAQHYEEAMECFEKALEEDPDNTEWIMGYATVLFRLESIPGTREKYKSSQCVNHLQRVLELDPDESLAMVMLALKLQQDNQKKEANELVERALQKSPDVPKVLRNAAKFYRLERAVEKAIELLEKALGITPMNSVLHDQIGMCYRVQLLELFKNPLSSDPQYPEFQQKMVLINHCKHHFGKAFEHRPKTATKSQLDYADICIRNGEYSDAAEVYSKLLKLEGIRPENMQKIYLQAGAFEMYRRKSDLNAVNLLQKGLKIKNNTHDWKLCYKHLDKWVNRKLCRDAHNSKALGVKGFLYQMDGHKSEAIEYFEKALEFDPSNEEYLSALCELRLSFEEHHEL is encoded by the exons ATGTTtggccacagtgcggacggagatatgatacggataaaaattgcatctccggcgaG CAAAACAGTGAGGGATTTGTTAAAGGAGAAGCTCGATCAGCTTCAGTGTCACTTCACGTGGGGCCCACAGAAGGAGATCATTGATCTGGATGATATGGTGTACAGATTACAAGATTCTATAGATCTGAATTTGAAGTATAAGGCCAGGTCCTACAACCAACTCGCTTTTGTAAACTGCCTGCAAGGCAACAGTGAGGAAGCTATTCAAAACTTACAGGAAGCTGAAAAGATTCTGAGGGAGAACCACAAAGATACATTTGAAAGAAGAAGCATCATCACCTATGGAAACTATGCCTGGGTGCATTACCACATGGGAGAACTGACCAAAGCCCAGTCCTATCTCGACAAGCTGGAGATAATCTGTAAACCACTCACAGATGGTCCTCGCTATACAGCAATGATACCTGaagtgtatggggagaaggggtggtcATTGTTGAGATCGGCAGCTCAACACTATGAGGAGGCTATGGAATGTTTTGAGAAAGCTCTGGAGGAAGATCCTGACAATACAGAATGGATCATGGGCTATGCAACAGTTCTGTTTCGTCTGGAATCAATTCCTGGAACCCGTGAGAAATACAAAAGTAGTCAGTGCGTGAATCATCTGCAACGTGTTCTGGAGCTTGATCCAGATGAATCTTTGGCCATGGTGATGTTGGCCCTAAAACTGCAACAGGACAATCAAAAGAAGGAAGCAAATGAATTAGTTGAACGAGCCTTACAGAAAAGTCCTGATGTTCCAAAAGTGCTTCGTAATGCTGCAAAATTTTACAGACTAGAACGAGCTGTGGAAAAGGCAATTGAGCTGCTGGAAAAAGCATTAGGAATCACTCCAATGAACAGTGTCCTTCACGACCAAATAGGTATGTGCTATAGAGTGCAACTACTTGAACTGTTCAAAAATCCATTGAGCTCTGATCCACAATATCCTGAATTTCAACAGAAAATGGTGTTGATCAATCATTGCAAACATCACTTTGGAAAGGCATTTGAACACCGTCCAAAGACTGCTACTAAATCACAACTAGATTATGCAGACATCTGTATAAGAAATGGAGAGTATTCCGATGCAGCAGAGGTCTACAGCAAACTGCTGAAGTTAGAGGGCATTCGTCCAGAAAATATGCAGAAAATATATTTACAGGCTGGCGCATTTGAAATGTACCGGAGAAAGTCGGATTTAAATGCTGTCAACTTGTTGCAGAAAGGACTGAAGATCAAAAATAACACACATGACTGGAAATTGTGttataaacatttggacaagtgggTAAACAGGAAGCTTTGCAGGGATGCACATAACAGCAAGGCCCTTGGTGTCAAAGGATTTCTGTATCAGATGGATGGGCACAAGTCTGAAGCTATTGAATACTTTGAAAAGGCTTTGGAATTTGATCCCAGCAATGAAGAATATCTCAGTGCTCTTTGTGAATTACGCCTTTCATTTGAAGAGCATCATGAACTTTGA